A genomic segment from Bufo bufo chromosome 8, aBufBuf1.1, whole genome shotgun sequence encodes:
- the LOC120977324 gene encoding DNA-directed RNA polymerases I and III subunit RPAC2-like has product MAAGAEKKPVLEMVQGNGTDESCVTFVLHEEDHTLGNALRYMVMKNPEIEFCGYSITHPSESKINFRIQTRNGLPAVEPFRKGLTELMDVCQHVLNTFETSMKRYNDQKETGME; this is encoded by the exons ATGGCTGCGGGAGCGGAGAAGAAGCCGGTGCTGGAGATG GTCCAGGGTAACGGGACAGATGAGTCCTGTGTGACGTTTGTGTTGCATGAAGAGGATCACACGTTGGGAAACGCTCTGCGCTACATGGTCATGAAGAA CCCCGAAATAGAGTTTTGTGGATACAGCATTACGCATCCTTCTGAAAGCAAAATAAATTTTCGCATCCAGACACGAA ATGGATTGCCAGCAGTGGAGCCATTCAGAAAAGGACTTACTGAGCTTATGGATGTCTGCCAGCACGTTCTCAACACATTTGAG ACCAGCATGAAACGATACAATGACCAAAAGGAGACTGGAATGGAGTAA